Proteins co-encoded in one Sus scrofa isolate TJ Tabasco breed Duroc chromosome 14, Sscrofa11.1, whole genome shotgun sequence genomic window:
- the LOC110256792 gene encoding protocadherin-15-like, producing the protein MSDEDSLSTHNTFYKEYTDQRPTNSGFSLRTDFVQSFLPKTQAKNEFLRGPREKIQRMWNRPICLPRRPMWELPNRTETVALKQWQSTKQKTESEGTETNPNERGDSSPLLTVEDTNVAEKEQIRQSESLIVQGTEQSQSLSSDSSLSSPWSYPSFSTLPTVSRTVELKSEPNVIVSPADCSLELSPSMPCISNSVLFRRETPTYMMTLRNKRNTSENLPHPLKISPPPPPSSPPPSPPPFPPSPPPPVIPTPFALSCLPPSPPSNPPPLPPPPLLPLSVPPPSPSIFSPPPILPSLPSLPPPSPPLSSPLPLSTSALSTMCVCTPATKHTVSVTPAKEMKSTTVQLSTSTTMCTANLRREPKGILKHIKNLAKLEQSVANMYSQIEKNNPPAPLSKLQMSCPSETANMEKTSEQNQEKLHNIVEGIEKPSPSQSTSL; encoded by the coding sequence ATGTCTGATGAGGACTCCTTAAGCACCCATAATACCTTTTATAAGGAATATACAGATCAAAGACCAACAAATTCAGGCTTTTCACTAAGAACAGATTTCGTACAGTCATTTTTACCCAAAACACAAGCCAAAAATGAATTTCTGAGAGGCCCAAGAGAAAAGATTCAGAGGATGTGGAATCGGCCAATTTGCTTACCTAGGAGGCCAATGTGGGAACTTCCCAATAGAACAGAAACTGTAGCTCTAAAGCAATGGCAAAGCACCAAGCAGAAAACTGAGAGTGAAGGCACTGAAACCAATCCAAACGAAAGAGGTGACAGTAGTCCCTTGCTAACAGTTGAAGATACAAATGTAGCAGAGAAAGAGCAAATAAGACAAAGTGAATCACTGATTGTACAAGGAACAGAACAGTCGCAATCTCTGTCTTCAGACTCTTCGCTTTCTTCTCCTTGGTCTTACCCCTCATTCTCCACTTTGCCAACTGTTTCAAGAACTGTGGAACTCAAATCAGAACCTAATGTCATCGTTTCTCCTGCTGATTGTTCCTTGGAACTTTCTCCTTCAATGCCTTGCATTTCAAATTCTGTGCTCTTTAGGAGAGAGACACCCACTTATATGATGACTCTCAGAAACAAAAGGAACACTTCAGAAAATCTTCCTCATCCACTAAaaatctctcctcctcctcctccctcatctcctcctccttctcctcctcctttccctccttctcctcctcctcctgttatCCCTACTCCTTTTGCTCTTTcctgtcttcctccttctcctccttctaatcctcctcctcttccccctcctccacttCTTCCACTTTCTgttccccctccttctccctctatTTTTTCTCCTCCACCTATTTTACCTTcacttccctctcttcctccaccatctcctcctctttcttccccactGCCTCTTTCAACTTCAGCTCTGTCcaccatgtgtgtgtgtacaccagcTACTAAACACACTGTCAGTGTGACACCAGCCAAGGAAATGAAATCCACTACAGTACAGCTATCCACATCAACAACAATGTGTACTGCAAACCTTCGGAGGGAACCAAAAGGCATCCTCAAGCATATAAAAAACTTAGCAAAACTTGAACAGTCAGTAGCTAACATGTAcagtcaaatagaaaaaaataatccaccAGCACCCCTCTCAAAACTTCAAATGAGTTGCCCTTCAGAGACAGCAAATATGGAAAAGACATCTGAACAAAACCAGGAGAAGTTGCACAATATTGTTGAGGGAATTGAAAAACCATCTCCCAGTCAGTCTACTTCACTGTAA